Proteins co-encoded in one Kribbella solani genomic window:
- a CDS encoding PH domain-containing protein yields the protein MAGIGLFRIFDPKVRRHLISDEGEVVIDEVRHHWIVFAVPMLEILLATVLLVVMVLTKLGANVDLVLLVLVFVLLAHAFWKFLTEHRDRFVVTNMRVMRIRGVFSQTVATTPIARILDITLARPWLGRILGYGHFIFESAAQDQGFREIKFVSRASDRDLTIQRVIQRTGLRASASVDVVQGDEDTDDDGTGPIGMDSTQEVTISTPAPSSAPGAHQSRPAASKSIFNSDRGNWTDD from the coding sequence ATGGCCGGCATTGGCCTGTTCCGGATCTTCGACCCGAAGGTCCGGCGGCATTTGATCTCGGACGAGGGCGAAGTCGTCATCGACGAGGTGCGGCACCACTGGATCGTGTTCGCGGTGCCGATGCTGGAGATCCTGCTCGCCACCGTGCTGCTGGTCGTGATGGTGCTGACCAAGCTCGGGGCGAACGTGGACCTGGTGCTGCTGGTGCTGGTCTTCGTACTGCTCGCGCATGCGTTCTGGAAGTTCCTGACCGAGCACCGGGACCGGTTCGTGGTCACCAACATGCGGGTGATGCGGATCCGCGGCGTGTTCTCGCAGACCGTCGCGACCACCCCGATCGCGCGGATTCTTGACATCACGCTGGCCCGGCCGTGGCTGGGCCGGATTCTCGGCTACGGCCACTTCATCTTCGAGTCCGCCGCTCAGGACCAGGGTTTCCGGGAGATCAAGTTCGTCAGCCGGGCCTCCGACCGGGACCTGACCATCCAGCGCGTCATCCAGCGCACCGGGCTGCGGGCGTCCGCGAGCGTCGACGTGGTCCAGGGCGACGAGGACACCGACGACGACGGCACCGGCCCGATCGGCATGGACTCGACGCAGGAAGTGACCATCTCCACCCCCGCGCCGTCCTCTGCCCCCGGCGCCCACCAGTCCCGTCCCGCCGCCTCCAAGTCGATCTTCAACAGCGACCGCGGCAACTGGACCGACGACTGA
- a CDS encoding sigma-70 family RNA polymerase sigma factor, with protein sequence MDQRYDVIAETIRIEGTRILATLIRTVGDVQLAEDAVQEAALAALGAWPVTGVPPEPRAWLTVTARRKAIDIIRREQRRTDKERDGSELLELNRRELDQDAILERVVEPEEVVQDDLLRLIFTCCHPSLSPPTRVALALRTLCGLSPAQIAGVLLSTEVATTKRLVRARQKIAAARIPYRVPAEPELPDRLPAVCAVIHSLYTAGHAPAEGSAAYDLDLCTEAIRLAELLHTLLPDQATPTAVLALLLLTEARRPARVDAAGAVVTLDRQDRSRWDQELIARGVALLNDSLERSDRQADAYQLQAAIAAEHARVPSYPATDWREIVRLYDLLLEVSPNPAAELARVVAIAETGQVTTALDLLTEIPKNSRWHAIRAELLARQSRYPEAVTELTKALATSPLNHPERPHREHRQSHFQHLSITHPPTHPRPPGAPAEPSS encoded by the coding sequence GTGGATCAGCGCTACGACGTGATCGCCGAGACGATCCGGATCGAGGGAACGCGGATTCTCGCCACCCTGATCCGGACCGTCGGCGACGTCCAGCTCGCCGAGGACGCCGTCCAGGAAGCCGCGCTGGCGGCGCTCGGCGCCTGGCCGGTCACCGGCGTACCGCCGGAGCCGCGCGCCTGGCTGACCGTCACGGCCCGCCGGAAGGCGATCGACATCATCCGCCGCGAGCAGCGCCGTACCGACAAGGAACGGGACGGCTCCGAGCTGCTCGAACTCAACCGCCGGGAGCTCGACCAGGACGCCATCCTCGAGCGCGTCGTCGAGCCCGAGGAAGTGGTGCAGGACGACCTGCTCCGGCTGATCTTCACCTGCTGCCATCCGTCACTGTCACCGCCGACCCGGGTCGCGCTGGCGCTTCGTACGCTGTGTGGGCTCTCGCCGGCGCAGATCGCCGGCGTTCTGCTGAGTACCGAGGTCGCCACCACCAAACGACTGGTGCGTGCCCGGCAGAAGATCGCGGCCGCACGGATCCCGTACCGGGTGCCCGCCGAGCCTGAGTTGCCCGATCGGCTGCCGGCGGTGTGCGCGGTGATCCACAGTCTGTACACGGCGGGGCATGCGCCGGCGGAGGGCTCCGCGGCGTACGACCTCGATCTTTGTACTGAGGCGATTCGGCTAGCTGAGCTTCTGCATACGCTGCTGCCTGATCAGGCGACGCCGACCGCGGTGCTCGCACTGCTGCTGCTGACCGAGGCGCGGCGGCCGGCCCGGGTCGACGCGGCGGGTGCGGTGGTGACGCTCGATCGGCAGGACCGTTCGCGGTGGGATCAGGAGCTGATCGCCCGTGGCGTGGCGCTGCTCAACGACTCGCTGGAACGGTCTGATCGGCAGGCCGACGCGTACCAGCTGCAGGCCGCGATCGCCGCCGAACACGCCCGCGTCCCGAGCTACCCGGCGACCGACTGGCGCGAGATCGTCCGGCTGTACGACCTGCTGCTGGAGGTCTCCCCCAACCCCGCCGCCGAACTGGCCCGAGTCGTAGCCATCGCCGAAACCGGCCAGGTCACCACAGCCCTAGACCTGCTGACCGAGATCCCCAAGAACTCCCGCTGGCACGCAATCCGCGCCGAACTACTCGCTCGCCAATCCCGCTACCCCGAAGCCGTCACAGAACTAACCAAAGCCCTGGCCACGTCCCCCCTCAACCACCCCGAACGCCCCCACCGAGAACACCGCCAATCCCACTTCCAACACCTATCCATCACCCACCCCCCAACCCACCCCCGTCCGCCCGGCGCGCCGGCCGAACCCTCCAGCTGA
- a CDS encoding YciI family protein — MAQYLALTYTADVDWWAPEQADELAEYRRFGVEYAEQVKASAVLHPTATATVVRVEGARGGPVVTTDGPYAETKEALTGYYLIEADDLEAAVKIAAEIPAAWGGAVEVRPVILAK; from the coding sequence ATGGCGCAGTACCTTGCACTGACCTACACCGCCGACGTCGACTGGTGGGCGCCCGAGCAGGCCGACGAGCTCGCCGAGTACCGGCGGTTCGGCGTGGAGTACGCCGAACAGGTCAAGGCGAGCGCCGTCCTGCACCCGACCGCGACGGCGACCGTCGTCCGGGTGGAGGGCGCCCGCGGCGGGCCGGTGGTGACCACCGACGGCCCGTACGCCGAGACCAAGGAAGCGCTGACCGGCTACTACCTGATCGAGGCCGATGACCTGGAGGCAGCGGTGAAGATCGCGGCCGAGATCCCGGCGGCCTGGGGCGGTGCCGTCGAGGTGCGCCCAGTGATTCTGGCCAAGTAG
- a CDS encoding maleylpyruvate isomerase family mycothiol-dependent enzyme has protein sequence MDYLEHVRADSARLGAVARRGLDAPVPSCPGWTVDDAVRHVAQVYVHKIEVLKHGALPDPWPLDFSGLKTMEWYDETRAAIVAALEQAGTELPTWTFSPRDSTSGFWYRRMAHETVIHRIDVEQAHDAVTPIDPELALDGIDEVLYPTVAGPWWEEGDTKFPVDATVRITTPTHAWTLQATATTITVQQDTPSQLTPPTSAPPHHPSPTGDAAPTHQPPTTGDAASPHHPSTTGDPVVAGDAAVVVFGEPAQVYLWLWGRAGDEVVQASGDLDVLRAFRGRVSEATQ, from the coding sequence ATGGATTATCTGGAGCATGTTCGCGCCGACAGCGCGCGGCTGGGCGCGGTGGCGCGGCGCGGGCTGGACGCGCCGGTGCCCAGCTGTCCGGGGTGGACGGTCGACGACGCGGTCCGGCACGTGGCGCAGGTTTACGTACACAAGATCGAGGTGCTGAAACACGGCGCGCTCCCGGATCCGTGGCCGCTGGACTTCTCCGGCCTGAAGACCATGGAGTGGTACGACGAGACCCGCGCCGCGATCGTCGCCGCGCTCGAACAGGCCGGTACGGAGCTGCCGACCTGGACGTTCAGCCCGCGCGACAGTACGTCGGGGTTCTGGTACCGGCGGATGGCACACGAGACGGTGATCCATCGGATCGACGTCGAGCAGGCACACGACGCGGTCACCCCGATCGACCCGGAGCTGGCCCTGGACGGGATCGACGAGGTGCTCTACCCCACCGTCGCCGGCCCATGGTGGGAAGAAGGCGACACCAAGTTCCCGGTCGACGCCACTGTCCGCATCACCACCCCCACCCACGCCTGGACCCTCCAAGCCACCGCAACCACCATCACCGTGCAACAAGACACCCCCAGCCAGCTAACCCCACCCACCTCAGCCCCTCCCCACCACCCATCCCCGACCGGTGATGCCGCACCAACCCACCAACCACCCACTACCGGCGATGCCGCGTCTCCCCACCATCCATCCACAACCGGCGATCCGGTGGTTGCCGGTGATGCCGCGGTGGTGGTTTTTGGGGAGCCTGCGCAGGTTTATCTCTGGTTGTGGGGGCGGGCCGGGGACGAAGTGGTTCAAGCAAGCGGCGACCTCGACGTCCTCCGCGCCTTCCGTGGCCGGGTTTCGGAGGCGACCCAGTGA
- a CDS encoding MarR family winged helix-turn-helix transcriptional regulator, with protein sequence MVRKRALPFDPIDEASRQWGRRWGAVEQMRAVTSLMRAQQIVINELDDILRKHGLTFARFEALVLLTFSRRGSLPLGKMGERLQVHPTSVTSIVRRLEAAGLVTRTPHPDDGRAILCEITPDGRELVERATADLVAADFALRGLSDDQLAMLWSVLEPLRHNAGDFT encoded by the coding sequence ATGGTGAGGAAGAGGGCGTTGCCGTTCGATCCGATCGACGAGGCGTCGCGGCAGTGGGGGCGGCGGTGGGGCGCGGTCGAGCAGATGCGGGCCGTGACGTCGCTGATGCGCGCGCAGCAGATCGTGATCAACGAACTGGACGACATCCTCCGCAAGCACGGGCTGACCTTCGCGCGGTTCGAGGCGCTGGTACTGCTCACGTTCTCCCGGCGCGGGTCGTTGCCGCTGGGGAAGATGGGCGAGCGGCTGCAGGTACATCCCACGTCCGTGACGTCGATCGTCCGCCGGCTGGAGGCGGCCGGCCTGGTCACTCGTACGCCGCACCCGGACGACGGCCGCGCCATTCTCTGCGAGATCACCCCGGACGGCCGCGAGCTGGTCGAGCGCGCCACCGCCGACCTGGTCGCCGCCGACTTCGCCCTCCGCGGCCTCAGCGACGACCAGCTGGCCATGCTCTGGTCGGTCCTGGAACCCCTCCGGCACAACGCCGGCGACTTCACCTGA
- a CDS encoding peptide ABC transporter substrate-binding protein — protein sequence MKRAAAVLLAGALALTGCSGGGSGSSDAGGTKSVSFAVSDPVTLNPGRQTVAFTQVKELFASLTFVKADGSVTYLNAESVKSSDAVHWTVKLRPGWTFHNGEKVTAESYVRAWNTVAYGPNAWENSGQLVNIAGYDALNPAKGKPATTQMSGLKVVDDLTFTVTLKSPDGQFPVQLSQAQSGFFALPEVAYKDFDAFAKQPVGNGPFEMVGSYTENEPMTVKRFGAYQGPKPTVDEIVFKPYTDMTTAYTDVQAGNTDILFVPAARMAQVKKDFGDRAYVFQGLGMNYLGLPLWDKRYQDVRVRQAISMAIDRQAVSNVIYGGIWEPATALTPPGEPGTPKGLCGELCTFNPAKAKQLLAEAGGFDGKMEIRYPGGSGLDDLYNAYANQLRQNLGIKDVTATPTTDFPEFQKLRNERKLSGPYFSRWGALYASQQNTLRSFYTKSGGCVNCIPHYTPQIDQLLAKADGQVDPQKAIEGYVDVQKAIMKDFPAPPMFFEKYTYATSDRVAKLVEGAGAFELENTVMADN from the coding sequence ATGAAGCGTGCCGCGGCCGTTCTCCTCGCCGGTGCCCTCGCTCTGACCGGCTGTTCCGGTGGTGGTTCCGGGTCGTCGGACGCCGGCGGGACGAAGTCGGTCTCGTTCGCCGTGTCCGATCCGGTGACCCTCAACCCGGGCCGCCAGACGGTGGCGTTCACGCAGGTCAAGGAGCTGTTCGCGAGCCTGACGTTCGTGAAGGCCGACGGGTCCGTGACCTACCTGAACGCCGAGTCGGTGAAGTCGTCCGACGCCGTGCACTGGACCGTGAAGCTGCGCCCGGGCTGGACCTTCCACAACGGCGAGAAGGTGACCGCCGAGAGCTACGTGCGGGCGTGGAACACGGTCGCGTACGGCCCGAACGCCTGGGAGAACAGCGGTCAGCTGGTGAACATCGCCGGGTACGACGCGCTGAACCCGGCGAAGGGCAAGCCGGCCACCACGCAAATGTCCGGCCTGAAGGTGGTCGACGACCTGACCTTCACGGTGACGCTGAAGAGCCCGGACGGTCAGTTCCCGGTGCAGTTGTCGCAGGCGCAGTCCGGGTTCTTCGCGCTGCCCGAGGTGGCGTACAAGGACTTCGACGCGTTCGCGAAGCAGCCGGTCGGCAACGGCCCGTTCGAGATGGTCGGCAGTTACACCGAGAACGAGCCGATGACGGTCAAGCGGTTCGGCGCGTACCAGGGCCCGAAGCCGACCGTCGACGAGATCGTGTTCAAGCCGTACACCGACATGACGACCGCGTACACCGACGTCCAGGCGGGAAACACCGACATCCTGTTTGTACCGGCGGCCCGGATGGCGCAGGTGAAGAAGGACTTCGGCGACCGGGCGTACGTGTTCCAGGGCCTCGGGATGAACTATCTCGGGCTGCCGCTGTGGGACAAGCGCTACCAGGACGTACGGGTTCGGCAGGCGATCTCGATGGCGATCGACCGGCAGGCCGTCAGCAACGTGATCTACGGCGGCATCTGGGAGCCGGCCACCGCGCTGACCCCGCCGGGTGAGCCGGGTACGCCGAAGGGGCTGTGCGGCGAGCTCTGCACGTTCAACCCGGCGAAGGCGAAGCAGTTGCTGGCCGAGGCCGGTGGGTTCGATGGCAAGATGGAGATCCGGTACCCGGGTGGTTCCGGCCTGGACGATCTCTACAACGCGTACGCGAACCAGCTTCGGCAGAATCTCGGCATCAAGGACGTGACCGCGACGCCGACCACCGACTTCCCCGAGTTCCAGAAGCTGCGCAACGAGCGGAAGCTGAGCGGCCCGTACTTCTCCCGCTGGGGCGCCCTGTACGCGAGCCAGCAGAACACGCTGCGCTCCTTCTACACGAAGTCCGGCGGCTGCGTGAACTGCATCCCGCACTACACCCCGCAGATCGACCAGCTGCTGGCGAAGGCGGACGGCCAGGTCGACCCGCAGAAGGCGATCGAGGGGTACGTCGACGTGCAGAAGGCGATCATGAAGGACTTCCCGGCGCCGCCGATGTTCTTCGAGAAGTACACGTACGCGACCTCGGACCGGGTCGCCAAGCTGGTCGAGGGCGCCGGCGCCTTCGAACTCGAGAACACCGTCATGGCGGACAACTGA
- a CDS encoding M14 family zinc carboxypeptidase, which translates to MPAVPNVPAGAPLQVILERAHRVPDLDHFPGVDEINTRLDALAAKHPDLVTRRRIGTSRLGDPITMYSIGDGPDQALMYAGVHPNEPIGFWTAIHLAEELCADPDLRASCRWNIIGCIDPDGTRLNEGWFDGPFNRVHYSAHFHRPAPAEQVEWSFPFQYKDAYFDRVMPETLALMRVIDELKPVVAVSLHNTELGGVYYYVTAELDGFVEELHAIAASFGLPLDLGEAETPAVRQLGPAVFEMISAQANYDYAEKLGVPTPDQSGDSSAAYAGRHGTISLVAELPYWTHPSADDQSETDASYGKLLDDAADELDGNLQAMNEIFEQARPYLSDDSQLVRGIAAFLPYLLRRPERDRRRAAEVDANRPATVAEAFGLPDTNRMYRLRFGGMLLRAIEGEIARGSASAALHPPARRMRALYSDWQDEAATLDAQLRTIPIKDLVGVQYAAALALLDAVRRRAD; encoded by the coding sequence ATGCCTGCTGTTCCCAATGTTCCCGCCGGTGCCCCGCTCCAGGTCATCCTGGAGCGGGCGCACCGCGTCCCGGACCTCGACCACTTCCCGGGCGTCGACGAGATCAACACCCGCCTCGACGCGCTCGCCGCGAAACACCCCGACCTGGTCACCAGGCGACGGATCGGTACGTCCCGGCTGGGCGACCCGATCACGATGTACTCGATCGGCGACGGCCCCGACCAGGCGCTGATGTACGCCGGGGTGCACCCGAACGAGCCGATCGGTTTCTGGACCGCGATCCATCTCGCGGAGGAGCTCTGCGCCGACCCGGACCTGCGTGCGTCCTGCCGGTGGAACATCATCGGCTGTATCGACCCGGACGGCACCCGCCTGAACGAAGGCTGGTTCGACGGCCCGTTCAACCGGGTGCACTACAGCGCGCACTTCCACCGCCCGGCGCCCGCGGAGCAGGTCGAGTGGTCGTTCCCGTTCCAGTACAAGGACGCGTACTTCGACCGCGTGATGCCGGAGACGCTCGCCCTGATGCGGGTGATCGACGAGCTGAAGCCGGTGGTCGCGGTCTCGCTGCACAACACCGAGCTCGGCGGCGTGTACTACTACGTCACCGCCGAGCTCGACGGCTTCGTCGAGGAACTACACGCGATCGCCGCGTCGTTCGGGCTGCCGCTCGACTTGGGCGAGGCGGAGACCCCGGCCGTACGGCAGCTCGGTCCGGCCGTCTTCGAGATGATCTCGGCCCAGGCGAACTACGACTACGCCGAGAAGCTCGGCGTGCCGACCCCGGATCAGTCCGGCGACTCGTCGGCCGCGTACGCGGGACGGCACGGCACGATCAGCCTGGTCGCCGAGTTGCCGTACTGGACGCACCCCTCGGCGGACGACCAGTCCGAGACGGACGCGTCGTACGGCAAGCTGCTGGACGATGCCGCCGATGAGCTCGACGGCAATCTCCAGGCGATGAACGAGATCTTCGAGCAGGCCCGCCCGTACCTGTCGGACGATTCCCAGCTGGTCCGCGGGATCGCCGCCTTCCTGCCGTACCTGCTCCGCCGCCCGGAGCGGGACCGGCGGCGGGCGGCCGAGGTCGACGCGAACCGGCCGGCCACCGTCGCGGAGGCGTTCGGTCTGCCCGACACGAACCGCATGTACCGGCTCCGCTTCGGCGGGATGCTGCTGCGCGCTATCGAGGGTGAGATCGCCCGCGGCAGCGCGTCGGCCGCGCTGCATCCGCCCGCCCGGCGGATGCGTGCGCTGTACAGCGATTGGCAGGACGAGGCCGCGACGCTGGACGCCCAGCTGCGCACGATCCCGATCAAGGACCTGGTCGGAGTGCAGTACGCCGCGGCGCTCGCGTTGCTGGATGCCGTCCGGAGAAGGGCGGACTGA
- a CDS encoding ABC transporter permease translates to MLRFTIRRLIELVLVFFGVTFAIYAAVFALPGDPISSLGGDQPLSPAVVERIRDLYHLNDPLWSQYLRYLGNLVTGDLGVDFRGRSVAERLATRWPVTIRLALTAWVIQVVIGVGLGLVAGLRKNTWIDRGVLILTILIASVPIFVMAVTAQLVFGVKLSILPIAGVSDGWPTSYLLPATVLAIYGLAAVARLTRGSVVDTMSSDFVRALWAKGLSRRRVIGVHVLRNSSIPVLTYLAIDLGALLGGAVVTEGIFNLPGVGQLLFESIRVHEGPTVVGIATALILIFLLTSVVVDLLNSLLDPRIRHD, encoded by the coding sequence ATGCTGCGCTTCACCATCCGGCGTTTGATCGAGCTCGTGCTGGTGTTCTTCGGGGTCACGTTCGCCATCTACGCGGCGGTGTTCGCGCTGCCTGGTGACCCGATCTCCAGTCTGGGCGGCGATCAGCCGCTGTCCCCGGCCGTGGTCGAACGCATCCGGGACCTGTACCACTTGAACGATCCGCTCTGGTCGCAGTACCTGCGCTATCTCGGCAATCTGGTCACCGGCGACCTCGGCGTCGACTTCCGCGGCCGCTCGGTGGCCGAGCGGCTGGCGACGCGCTGGCCGGTGACGATCCGGCTGGCGCTGACGGCGTGGGTGATCCAGGTCGTGATCGGTGTCGGCCTCGGCCTGGTCGCCGGGCTGCGGAAGAACACCTGGATCGACCGTGGCGTGCTGATCCTGACCATCCTGATCGCGTCCGTGCCGATCTTCGTGATGGCGGTGACGGCGCAGCTGGTGTTCGGCGTGAAGCTGTCGATCCTGCCGATCGCGGGCGTGAGCGACGGCTGGCCGACGTCTTACTTGCTGCCGGCAACGGTTCTGGCGATCTACGGTCTGGCCGCGGTCGCCCGGCTGACGCGGGGGAGCGTGGTCGACACGATGAGCTCCGACTTCGTCCGCGCGCTGTGGGCCAAGGGCCTGTCCCGGCGCCGGGTGATCGGCGTGCACGTACTGCGCAACTCCTCGATCCCGGTGCTGACCTATCTCGCGATCGACCTCGGCGCGCTGCTCGGCGGCGCCGTCGTGACGGAAGGCATCTTCAACCTGCCCGGCGTCGGTCAGCTGCTGTTCGAGTCGATCCGGGTACACGAGGGGCCGACCGTGGTCGGCATCGCGACAGCGCTGATCCTGATCTTCCTGCTGACGAGCGTGGTCGTCGACCTGCTCAACTCCCTCCTCGACCCGAGGATTCGCCATGACTGA
- a CDS encoding ABC transporter permease, whose protein sequence is MTDQVLAQSVEDDVLARRGVWATVRRRVLFWLPLGVLAVLVVMAVFPQLFTSVDPRACDISASARSSSSGHPFGQDLQGCDVYSSVVHGARASLSVGLVCTLIALVIAVLVGTIAGYVGGWADSVLARLTDVFLGFPFLLGAIVVLNSLGERSVLSVSLVLAVFSWPALARMVRTTVRSTRDAEYVQAAKAMGFPTTRILTHYVLPNSIGPVLAVATLTVGGVIVAESTLTFLGLGLRAPSISWGLQLATAQSRFQQAPHTLIYPGAFLAATVLSLITLGDVLRDAVNPKGRS, encoded by the coding sequence ATGACTGATCAGGTGCTCGCGCAATCCGTCGAGGACGACGTACTCGCGCGCCGCGGCGTCTGGGCAACCGTGCGCCGGCGCGTACTGTTCTGGCTGCCGCTCGGCGTACTCGCCGTCCTGGTCGTGATGGCGGTCTTCCCGCAACTGTTCACCAGCGTCGATCCACGCGCCTGCGACATCTCCGCCAGCGCGCGGTCGTCCTCGTCAGGTCATCCGTTCGGCCAGGATCTGCAGGGCTGCGACGTGTACTCGAGCGTCGTCCACGGCGCCCGCGCCTCGTTGTCCGTCGGCCTGGTGTGTACGTTGATCGCGCTCGTCATCGCCGTCCTGGTCGGCACGATCGCCGGGTACGTCGGCGGCTGGGCCGATTCCGTACTGGCCCGGTTGACCGACGTCTTCCTCGGCTTCCCGTTCCTGCTGGGCGCGATCGTCGTACTGAACAGTCTCGGCGAACGTTCGGTGCTGTCGGTGTCGCTCGTACTCGCAGTGTTCTCCTGGCCGGCGCTCGCCCGGATGGTGCGTACGACGGTCCGCTCGACCCGGGACGCGGAGTACGTGCAGGCCGCGAAGGCGATGGGCTTCCCGACCACGCGCATCCTCACGCACTACGTCCTGCCGAACTCGATCGGCCCGGTTCTGGCCGTCGCGACGTTGACCGTCGGCGGCGTGATCGTGGCCGAGTCGACGCTGACCTTCCTCGGCCTCGGCCTGCGGGCGCCGTCGATCTCCTGGGGCCTGCAGCTCGCCACCGCGCAGTCACGCTTCCAGCAAGCGCCGCACACTTTGATCTACCCCGGTGCTTTCCTCGCCGCGACCGTACTGAGCCTGATCACCCTCGGCGACGTACTCCGTGACGCGGTGAACCCGAAGGGACGCTCCTGA
- a CDS encoding serine hydrolase domain-containing protein, which translates to MSPATRPAAPAGFDVSIALEAVPAIERWLEYQRRYLRTPGVQVAIRVGEELVWSAALGYSDEVAGTPLRTDHLFRIASHSKTFTATAILQLVEQGKVRLDDPVDQYVPELAGTTLAAITVRELLGHQGGVIRDGVDKDYWQLMDPFPDRDALIELCQSDGQVFERNEYFKYTNIGYSLLGLVIESASGSSYGEYVGTHIVDRLGLKKTGAELDVRRADEYAGGHTGLLDGSDVRELIPHVDTRAMAAATGFYSTAEDLTVYGAAHFFGDDQLVSDVSKRLMQRDESVVVTHGREAGRYGLGMIISKVGERRLVGHSGGYPGHITRTFIDPVDQLVVSVLTNCVGGPAESLATGVVKLLNLAADAPAGTQVPSDIDAQRFCGNFANLMGVLSISLLGGRLVAYFPAAPDPADSYEELQVIDENTLAIVPAAGYGSIGEKVEYTWDADGQPSLVRYGGSSRWPVETFRARRTQQITDAALERP; encoded by the coding sequence ATGTCTCCCGCTACCCGCCCCGCCGCCCCGGCCGGGTTCGACGTCAGCATCGCCCTGGAAGCCGTTCCGGCGATCGAGCGCTGGCTGGAGTACCAGCGCCGCTATCTGCGTACGCCCGGGGTGCAGGTGGCGATCCGGGTGGGCGAGGAGCTGGTCTGGTCGGCCGCGCTCGGGTACAGCGACGAGGTGGCCGGCACACCGCTGCGTACTGATCACCTGTTCCGGATCGCCTCGCACAGCAAGACGTTCACCGCGACCGCGATCCTGCAGCTGGTCGAGCAGGGCAAGGTGCGGCTGGACGATCCCGTCGACCAGTACGTGCCTGAGCTCGCCGGGACCACGCTGGCCGCGATCACGGTGCGGGAGCTGCTCGGTCACCAGGGTGGCGTGATCCGCGATGGCGTGGACAAGGACTACTGGCAGTTGATGGACCCGTTCCCGGACCGGGACGCGTTGATCGAGTTGTGCCAGTCGGACGGTCAGGTGTTCGAGCGCAACGAGTACTTCAAGTACACGAACATCGGGTACTCGCTGCTCGGCCTGGTGATCGAGTCCGCGAGTGGATCGTCGTACGGCGAGTACGTCGGAACGCACATCGTGGACCGGTTGGGTCTGAAGAAGACCGGTGCGGAACTGGATGTACGCCGAGCCGACGAGTACGCGGGCGGTCACACCGGACTGCTGGACGGGAGCGACGTACGCGAGCTGATCCCGCACGTCGACACGCGCGCGATGGCCGCCGCGACCGGGTTCTACTCGACCGCGGAGGACCTGACCGTGTACGGCGCCGCGCACTTCTTCGGTGACGACCAACTGGTCAGCGACGTGAGCAAGCGGCTGATGCAGCGCGACGAAAGCGTGGTCGTCACGCACGGCCGCGAGGCGGGCCGGTACGGGCTGGGCATGATCATCTCGAAGGTCGGCGAGCGGCGGCTGGTCGGTCACAGCGGTGGGTACCCGGGCCACATCACCCGGACGTTCATCGACCCGGTCGATCAGTTGGTGGTGTCGGTACTGACCAACTGCGTCGGTGGCCCGGCCGAGTCGCTGGCGACCGGTGTGGTGAAGCTGCTCAACCTGGCCGCGGACGCGCCGGCCGGGACGCAGGTGCCGAGTGACATCGATGCTCAGCGGTTCTGCGGTAACTTCGCGAACCTGATGGGTGTGTTGAGCATTTCGCTGCTCGGCGGGCGGCTGGTCGCGTACTTCCCGGCGGCGCCGGACCCGGCCGACAGCTACGAAGAGCTGCAGGTGATCGACGAGAACACGCTGGCGATCGTGCCGGCCGCCGGGTACGGGTCGATCGGCGAGAAGGTCGAGTACACCTGGGACGCGGACGGCCAGCCGTC